Below is a genomic region from Candidatus Methylomirabilota bacterium.
GAAGATTCTGGAGGGCACGGTCGCCAACGTCCCGCCCCAGGGCGGCCGGAAGCACCCCCACCAGGAGTTCATCCAGGTCGACACCACCAACATCCTCTTCGTGTGTGGCGGCGCCTTCGTGGGACTCGAGCGGATCATCGAGGGCCGCATCGGGAAGTCCGGGATGGGCTTCGGCGCCGACGTCAAGACCCGGGACGAGCGGAAGACGGGCAACCTCCTGGCCATGAGCCAGCCCGAGGATCTTCTCAAGTTCGGCCTGATCCCCGAGTTCGTGGGCCGCCTGCCCGTGGTCGCCACCCTGCACGACCTCAGCGAAGCGGCGCTGGTCCGCATCCTGCGCGAGCCGAAGAACGCGATCCTCAAGCAGTACCAGAAGTACTTCGAGCTGGAAAAGGTGCGGCTCAAGTTCACCGACGATTCCGCGGTGGCGATCGCCCGCGAGGCGCTCAAGCGCGGCACCGGCGCCCGGGGGCTCCGGGCGATCCTCGAGGACGTCATGCTGGACGTGATGTACGAGCTGCCCTCCATCCAGGGGCTCACCGAGTGCGTCATCACGCGCGACGTGATCATGGGTCTCGAGCGTCCGGTGCTGATCTCGGAGCAGCGGAAGGCGGAGAGCGCCTAATCCCCTCGGAGGGGGGCGGCGTCCCCCTTTCGACGGCCCTCCCGGCAAAGCCGGGCCGTTCGCCTTTCGGCGAACGAATCGGGCCTGCCTCCCCCCCGGCAGGAAGAATCCACGGTGACGGGCGCCGATGAGTGGGACGCTGTACGTGGTCGGGACGCCGATCGGGAACCTGGAGGACATCTCCCTCCGTGCGCTGCGCACGCTCCGCGAGGTAGACCTGATCGCCGCCGAGGACACCCGGCGCACGCGCACGCTGCTCGCCCGCTACGAGATCTCCACCCCGGTCACGAGCTACTTCGAGCACAACAAGCTCCGCCGGGGCCCCGAGCTCCTGGCCCGCCTCCGGGCGGGAGCGAGCGTGGCGGTGGTCACCGACGCCGGGACCCCGGGGATCTCCGACCCCGGCTTCCACCTCGTCCGGCTCTGCCGAGAGGCCGGCGTGCCGGTGGTCCCGATCCCCGGCCCCTCGGCCCTCGTGGCCGCCCTCTCGGCGGCCGGCATCCCGGGGGACCGCTTCGTCTTCGAGGGCTTTCTGCCCGCGAAGCCGGGCCGCCGACTCGCGCGCCTGCGCGAGCTCCGCGCGCTCGAGCGGCCCGTGGTGCTCTACGAGAGCCCCCACCGGGTCGCGGCGACCCTGGAGGCCCTGGACGCGGTCTTCGGGCCGGTCGAGGTGGTGCTCGCCCGCGAGGTCACCAAGCAGTTCGAGGAGTTCCGGCGAGGGACGCCGGCGGAGCTGCGGGCGCGCTTCCTGGCCGAGAAAGCGCGCGGGGAGCTCACCCTGATCGTCAACCCGCACCCGGCGGCCGGCGAGACTTCCTGATATACTGAGACGGCGCCCCGGCGTCCCGCTCCTACATGAGCCAGCAGCCGACCATTCCCCGCGCCTTGACCGTCGCCGGGTCCGATTCCGGCGGGGGCGCGGGTATCCAGGCCGACCTGAAGACGTTCAGCGCGTTCCGCGTGTACGGGGCGTCCGTGCTGACGGCGATCACGGCCCAGAACTCCATCGGGGTTCACGGCGTCGTCAACCTGCCCCCCGAGTTCGTGGCCCGCCAGCTCGACGTCGTGCTCGGGGACATCGGGGCCGACGCCGCCAAGACGGGCATGCTCTCGACGGCGCCCATCATCCGGGCCGTGGCCGACCGGATGCGGGCCCACGGGCTCCGCCGCCTCGTGGTGGACCCCGTGATGGTCGCCAAGTCCGGGGACCCCCTGCTCGAGCCGGACGCCCGCGCCGCGCTCGTCGAGGCGATCCTACCGCTCGCCCTGGTGGTGACTCCCAATCTGCCCGAGGCGGCGGCCCTCGCGGAGTTTCCGGTGGCGACCCTGGAGGAGATGGAAGCGGCGGCGCGCCGCATCCACACGCTGGGCCCGGCCTGGGTCCTGGTCAAGGGGGGGCACCTCAAGGACGATCCGGTCGACCTGCTCTTCGACGGCCGGACGGTGACCCGGCTCAGCGCCGCCCGCGTGAACACGCCGCACACCCACGGGACGGGGTGCGCCTATTCGGCGGCGATCGCGGCCGGGCTCGCGCGGGGCCAGGGGGTTCCCGACGCGGTGGCCGAGGCCAAGCGGTACGTCACCGCGGCGATCCGGGCGGGCTTCGCGCTGGGTCGCGGGGTGGGCACGCTACGCCACTTCATCGACACCTGGTGATGGCCGACGACGACGTGAAGGAGGGCGGAATCCCGGACGGGCGGATGCCGTTCCTGGCCCATCTGGGGGAGCTGCGGCAGCGAATCATCGTCTCCCTGGTCGCCCTCGGGGTCGGCTTCGCGGTGACCTTCAGCTTCTCCGAGCAGATCATCGCGTGGCTCGCCCGCCCACTTCCGGTGAAGCTCGCGTTCCTGGAGCCGACCGAGCCCTTCTGGGTCAACATGAAGGTCGCGCTCATCGCGGGCCTCTTTCTCGTCCTGCCGATCATCCTCTACGAGGTCTGGGCCTTCGTGGCGCCGGGCCTGCTGCCGCACGAGCGGAAGTTCGCGCTGCCCTTCGTCTTCCTCTCCACCCTCTTCTTCGCCCTCG
It encodes:
- the rsmI gene encoding 16S rRNA (cytidine(1402)-2'-O)-methyltransferase, with translation MSGTLYVVGTPIGNLEDISLRALRTLREVDLIAAEDTRRTRTLLARYEISTPVTSYFEHNKLRRGPELLARLRAGASVAVVTDAGTPGISDPGFHLVRLCREAGVPVVPIPGPSALVAALSAAGIPGDRFVFEGFLPAKPGRRLARLRELRALERPVVLYESPHRVAATLEALDAVFGPVEVVLAREVTKQFEEFRRGTPAELRARFLAEKARGELTLIVNPHPAAGETS
- the thiD gene encoding bifunctional hydroxymethylpyrimidine kinase/phosphomethylpyrimidine kinase produces the protein MSQQPTIPRALTVAGSDSGGGAGIQADLKTFSAFRVYGASVLTAITAQNSIGVHGVVNLPPEFVARQLDVVLGDIGADAAKTGMLSTAPIIRAVADRMRAHGLRRLVVDPVMVAKSGDPLLEPDARAALVEAILPLALVVTPNLPEAAALAEFPVATLEEMEAAARRIHTLGPAWVLVKGGHLKDDPVDLLFDGRTVTRLSAARVNTPHTHGTGCAYSAAIAAGLARGQGVPDAVAEAKRYVTAAIRAGFALGRGVGTLRHFIDTW